One Polaribacter sp. SA4-12 genomic window carries:
- a CDS encoding SusC/RagA family TonB-linked outer membrane protein has translation MKCKLLFLLTTFALFSISAKAQVKGVVTDKDGDIPLPGVSIRVSGTQTGTTTDFDGNYTVANAKGEDTLVFSYLGYKTETIKINGRSVINVVLTAEASQLDEIIITGYSKEKKVDVTGAISVVEMAPIKGVGLSTGSAVQSLQGQVAGLFIEKNGDPTGTSNNILIRGATTLGNNNPLFVIDGVPTLRQEVFASLNPSTIESVQILKDASASSLYGARAGNGVVVVSTKNSSKAGGAEKFKISINSNVSVLSEKKQRYKMLNALQRGEALWQASVNDGADPNGGYGEIYNFDWNGDINNPVLNSVTVKPFVGGDTSVPVGDTDWQDETYQTGYLYNNEISFSGGTDNSFHLINIGHLSNTGILKNTGYERITAKLNSNFNLFDNRLRVGVNSQMSTSDETLASRDVGSAYTTSLAISLAPTIPVYDANGEFAGPLGSGYSDRNNPVLMQQLNSWDNTNRTTFFGNIYGEFDIAKNLTYRTSLGIDYNVVDRRDIERKVNNGFITRATNRLIQGNQKFTSLVFTNTLNYNVELAEKHKIGVLLGAESIKDDQDSSIAQADGFAVETESFFQLDAATGAKTNLGSSTGSRLLSQFAKVNYGFEDKYLASITVRRDGSSRFGADNRYGIFPAATVGWRISNEDFWKENEIVNSLKFRAGYGEVGNQSIGDLARFGLFQSNYGQNQLQATGDTFFFNTFYNVGTAYDLNGNNTGNLPSGFVSIQASNPALKWETTKEFNFGVDFSLLNNKVIGTFDYFTRETSDILTTPPIASVVGEGQQRVLNGATTETNGWELALAYANTFENGLKLTVSTNFGAFKDKITALPDEVISSYPGTLDNSIIGHSQFSIFGYKTDGLFQSQADIDASPTQVGARPGGLKFQDLDGNGSIGVEDRDFIGTTLPDLEYGIRVNLEYKNFDFSVFGSGVAGRIGLDPYIYWNNFVQGRENAGLGVLNAWTPTNTGSNIPAASLVNNDTRTSDYLYRKNSYFKVRNMSFGYSLPEEIVNKFAGMSSLRFYVQGENLFWFTPKDYIGSDPERTNVDNIPVPTTLSLGLNINF, from the coding sequence ATGAAATGTAAATTACTTTTTTTACTAACAACATTTGCTCTTTTCAGCATATCCGCCAAAGCTCAAGTAAAAGGCGTTGTTACTGATAAAGATGGAGATATACCATTACCAGGAGTATCTATCAGAGTGTCTGGTACACAAACGGGAACAACAACCGATTTTGATGGAAATTATACTGTAGCCAATGCAAAAGGTGAAGACACATTGGTTTTTAGTTATTTGGGTTACAAAACCGAAACCATAAAAATAAATGGTAGAAGTGTTATAAATGTTGTATTAACAGCAGAAGCAAGTCAACTAGATGAAATAATAATAACAGGTTACTCTAAAGAGAAAAAAGTAGATGTAACTGGCGCAATATCTGTTGTAGAAATGGCTCCTATTAAAGGAGTAGGTTTAAGTACAGGTAGTGCCGTACAAAGTTTACAAGGCCAGGTAGCTGGTTTATTTATTGAGAAAAACGGAGACCCAACAGGTACAAGTAACAATATACTAATTAGAGGAGCAACTACCCTTGGTAACAACAACCCATTGTTTGTTATTGATGGTGTGCCAACACTAAGGCAAGAAGTTTTTGCAAGTTTAAACCCAAGTACAATAGAATCTGTTCAAATTCTTAAAGATGCTTCTGCATCTTCACTTTATGGAGCTCGTGCAGGAAATGGTGTGGTGGTTGTATCTACAAAAAACAGCTCAAAAGCCGGAGGTGCAGAAAAATTTAAAATTAGTATAAATTCAAACGTTTCAGTTTTATCAGAAAAAAAACAACGTTATAAAATGCTAAATGCATTGCAAAGAGGTGAAGCATTATGGCAAGCATCTGTTAATGATGGTGCAGACCCTAATGGTGGTTATGGTGAAATATATAATTTTGATTGGAATGGTGATATTAATAATCCTGTTTTAAACAGTGTTACTGTTAAACCTTTTGTTGGAGGAGATACAAGTGTACCAGTTGGAGATACTGATTGGCAAGATGAAACTTACCAAACTGGATATTTATACAATAATGAAATTTCATTTTCTGGAGGTACAGATAATTCATTTCACTTAATAAATATAGGTCATTTAAGTAATACAGGTATATTAAAAAATACCGGTTACGAAAGAATTACAGCAAAATTAAACTCTAATTTTAATTTATTTGATAATAGATTAAGAGTTGGTGTAAATTCACAAATGTCTACTTCAGATGAAACTTTAGCTTCTAGAGATGTTGGTAGTGCATATACAACCAGTTTAGCTATATCATTAGCACCAACAATTCCTGTATATGATGCAAACGGAGAATTTGCTGGTCCTTTGGGTTCTGGTTATTCAGACAGAAATAATCCTGTTTTAATGCAACAACTTAATAGTTGGGACAATACTAATAGAACCACTTTTTTTGGAAATATTTATGGAGAGTTTGATATCGCAAAAAATCTAACATATAGAACTAGCTTAGGTATAGACTATAATGTAGTGGACAGAAGAGATATTGAAAGAAAAGTTAACAATGGTTTTATAACAAGAGCTACAAATAGATTAATACAAGGTAATCAAAAGTTTACAAGTTTAGTATTTACAAACACCTTAAATTATAATGTAGAATTAGCCGAAAAGCATAAAATTGGAGTGCTTTTAGGAGCAGAATCGATTAAAGACGATCAAGATAGTTCTATTGCTCAAGCAGACGGATTTGCAGTAGAAACAGAATCTTTCTTTCAGTTAGATGCAGCTACAGGTGCAAAAACAAACTTAGGATCTTCTACTGGTAGTAGATTGTTGTCTCAATTTGCTAAGGTAAATTATGGCTTCGAAGATAAGTATTTAGCTTCTATAACTGTACGTAGAGACGGTTCATCAAGATTTGGAGCAGATAATAGATATGGTATTTTCCCTGCAGCAACTGTAGGATGGAGAATTAGTAATGAAGATTTTTGGAAAGAAAATGAAATTGTAAATTCTTTAAAATTTAGAGCGGGTTATGGTGAAGTTGGTAACCAATCTATCGGAGATTTAGCACGTTTTGGTTTATTTCAATCTAATTACGGGCAAAATCAATTACAAGCTACTGGAGACACTTTTTTCTTTAATACGTTTTACAATGTTGGTACCGCTTATGATTTAAACGGGAATAACACAGGTAATTTACCATCTGGTTTTGTATCAATTCAAGCATCAAACCCAGCTTTAAAATGGGAAACTACAAAAGAATTTAATTTTGGTGTAGACTTTTCTTTATTAAACAATAAAGTAATTGGTACTTTCGATTATTTTACTAGAGAAACTAGTGATATTTTAACAACACCACCAATTGCTTCTGTTGTAGGAGAAGGACAACAAAGAGTATTAAATGGAGCAACAACAGAAACTAACGGTTGGGAATTAGCTTTAGCATACGCTAATACTTTTGAAAACGGATTAAAATTAACAGTTTCTACTAATTTCGGAGCATTTAAAGATAAAATTACGGCATTACCAGATGAGGTTATATCTTCTTACCCTGGTACTTTAGATAATTCAATTATTGGGCATTCTCAATTTTCAATTTTCGGATATAAAACAGATGGTTTATTTCAAAGTCAAGCAGATATAGATGCAAGCCCTACTCAAGTTGGAGCTAGACCTGGAGGACTAAAATTTCAAGATTTAGATGGTAATGGTAGTATAGGTGTAGAAGATAGAGATTTTATTGGTACAACTTTACCAGATTTAGAATATGGAATTAGAGTAAACTTAGAATATAAAAACTTCGACTTTTCTGTATTCGGTTCTGGTGTGGCAGGTAGAATAGGTTTAGACCCATATATATACTGGAATAATTTTGTACAAGGAAGAGAAAATGCTGGTTTAGGTGTTTTAAACGCATGGACTCCAACCAATACGGGTTCAAATATTCCAGCGGCATCACTTGTAAATAACGATACAAGAACCTCTGATTATCTTTACAGAAAGAATTCTTATTTCAAAGTAAGAAACATGTCATTTGGATATTCTTTACCAGAAGAAATTGTAAATAAATTCGCAGGTATGTCAAGTTTAAGATTTTACGTTCAAGGAGAAAATTTATTTTGGTTTACACCTAAAGACTATATAGGATCAGATCCTGAAAGAACAAATGTAGATAACATTCCTGTTCCAACAACATTATCACTTGGTCTTAACATTAACTTTTAA
- a CDS encoding glycoside hydrolase family 32 protein → MKKFELVLIVILLSFGCKDIAKTDKKSKLSKEQDSTLVLEKYRPNFHFTPKKAWMNDPNGMFYYNGYYHLYFQYHPNSNVWGPMHWGHAISTDMISWIEQPIAIYPDKLGTIFSGSAVVDISNSSGFGEVSNAIPIVAMYTNHLDNGDGKVTQTQSIAFSNDEGKTYTKYEGNPVIKNPNIKDFRDPKITWDEDRHKWIMSLAAGDKIMFYDSKNFKNWNLLSEFKKNKNSKDGVWECPDLFKLPIKGTEEFKWVLFVSVGTGGPNGGSATQYFIGDFDGTNFKIDKEFEKSLKENHNYWLDFGKDNYAGVSWSNARTKDGAKLMIGWMSNWDYAVKVPTETWRSAMTIPRKVELKKDDNGYRLISNPVQDLNKYRGTKFKKENISVNGNTKIIGSESIDLASSEIKFNINNLDDKSFTFILSNKVNDSLLFGYDHAKNSFFIDRKKSGQINFSEKFAGKISYAARTSSNKNLSGTILIDKTSIELFFDEGETVMTEIFFPNQPYSTFSIETNNQELILDNIEVNKLNIN, encoded by the coding sequence ATGAAAAAATTTGAATTAGTATTAATTGTGATCTTGTTAAGTTTTGGCTGTAAAGATATAGCCAAAACTGACAAGAAATCTAAATTGTCAAAAGAGCAAGACAGTACTTTAGTGTTAGAAAAATATCGTCCTAACTTTCATTTTACTCCCAAAAAAGCATGGATGAATGACCCTAATGGAATGTTCTATTATAATGGTTACTATCATTTATACTTTCAATACCACCCAAATAGCAATGTTTGGGGACCAATGCATTGGGGACACGCTATTAGTACAGATATGATTTCTTGGATAGAGCAGCCAATAGCCATTTATCCAGATAAATTAGGTACTATTTTTTCAGGAAGTGCAGTGGTCGATATTAGTAACAGTTCTGGTTTTGGAGAAGTTAGTAATGCAATACCTATTGTAGCTATGTATACAAATCATTTAGATAATGGAGATGGAAAAGTAACGCAAACACAAAGTATTGCTTTTAGTAATGATGAAGGAAAAACCTATACTAAATATGAGGGTAATCCAGTAATAAAAAATCCAAATATAAAAGATTTTAGAGACCCAAAAATTACTTGGGATGAAGATAGACATAAATGGATTATGTCTCTAGCAGCTGGAGATAAAATTATGTTTTACGATTCTAAAAATTTTAAAAACTGGAACTTACTTTCAGAATTTAAAAAAAATAAAAATTCTAAAGATGGAGTTTGGGAATGTCCAGATTTATTTAAACTACCAATTAAAGGTACAGAAGAATTTAAATGGGTATTATTTGTAAGTGTTGGAACTGGTGGTCCAAATGGTGGAAGTGCAACACAATATTTTATTGGAGATTTTGATGGTACAAATTTTAAAATTGATAAAGAATTTGAAAAAAGCTTAAAAGAAAATCATAATTACTGGTTAGATTTTGGTAAAGATAATTATGCGGGTGTTTCTTGGTCTAACGCAAGAACAAAAGATGGTGCTAAATTAATGATTGGCTGGATGTCTAATTGGGATTATGCAGTAAAAGTACCAACAGAAACATGGAGAAGTGCAATGACAATTCCTAGAAAAGTAGAACTTAAAAAAGATGATAATGGTTATCGATTAATTTCTAACCCAGTACAAGATTTAAATAAATATAGAGGCACCAAATTTAAAAAAGAAAATATTTCTGTAAACGGAAACACAAAAATTATTGGTTCAGAATCTATTGATTTAGCTAGTTCTGAAATAAAGTTTAATATAAACAATTTAGATGATAAAAGCTTCACTTTTATACTGTCTAACAAAGTAAATGACTCACTTTTATTTGGCTATGATCATGCTAAGAATTCTTTTTTTATTGATCGTAAAAAATCTGGACAAATAAATTTTTCAGAAAAATTTGCAGGTAAAATTTCTTATGCTGCTAGAACATCATCTAATAAAAATTTATCAGGAACAATATTAATAGATAAAACCTCTATAGAATTATTTTTTGATGAAGGAGAAACTGTTATGACAGAAATATTTTTTCCAAACCAACCCTATTCAACCTTTTCTATAGAAACTAATAATCAAGAATTAATTCTTGATAATATAGAAGTAAATAAATTAAATATTAACTAA
- a CDS encoding sugar porter family MFS transporter, with amino-acid sequence MNNKILIWSITAALAGFLFGFDTVVISGADKKLQLLWGSSDAFHGSVVMAMALWGTVIGALFGGIPTNKLGRKNTLIIIGILYTVSAIGSALANDPYTFALFRFIGGVGVGASTIAAPAYISEIAPAKDRGRLVALYQFNIVFGILIAFLSNYLLNGIGENAWRWMIGIEALPAVIYTLLVLTVPKSPRWLLSKFRKEEAKKVLKIINPDQDIDALILDLSNNDEEALKHENIFLKKYRIPLTLAFLIAMFNQLSGINALLYYAPRIFEEAGLGENTALLSSIGIGVTNLVFTLLGVFLIDKLGRKTLMYFGSIGYIISLSLVACAFFFGWSGMAVPIFLFMFIGAHAIGQGAVIWVFISEIFPNHLRASGQSFGSSTHWFLAALIPALIPSLFATIGAGFVFLFFAVMMMLQLLFVVFMMPETKGISLEELSEKLIKKSIK; translated from the coding sequence ATGAATAACAAAATTTTAATCTGGTCTATTACAGCTGCACTTGCAGGTTTCTTATTTGGATTTGATACAGTAGTAATATCTGGGGCAGATAAAAAATTACAACTTTTATGGGGGTCTTCAGATGCTTTTCACGGAAGTGTAGTTATGGCAATGGCACTTTGGGGTACTGTAATAGGTGCTCTATTTGGAGGAATACCAACAAACAAATTAGGAAGAAAGAATACATTAATTATAATAGGTATACTTTATACTGTTTCAGCAATTGGTTCTGCACTGGCTAACGATCCTTATACTTTTGCTTTATTTAGATTTATTGGAGGAGTTGGTGTAGGTGCATCTACAATTGCAGCACCTGCATATATTTCTGAAATAGCACCAGCAAAAGATAGAGGAAGATTAGTTGCTCTTTATCAGTTTAATATTGTTTTTGGAATATTGATAGCATTTTTATCCAATTATCTACTAAATGGTATTGGGGAAAATGCATGGCGTTGGATGATAGGTATTGAAGCTCTTCCTGCTGTAATATATACGTTACTAGTTTTAACGGTTCCTAAAAGTCCGAGATGGTTGCTTTCTAAATTTAGAAAAGAAGAGGCTAAAAAAGTTTTAAAAATTATTAATCCAGATCAAGATATTGATGCTTTAATTTTAGATTTATCTAATAATGATGAGGAAGCTTTAAAACATGAAAACATTTTCTTAAAAAAATATAGAATTCCGTTAACTCTAGCTTTTCTAATAGCAATGTTTAACCAATTATCTGGTATTAATGCGCTGTTATACTATGCTCCTAGAATTTTTGAAGAAGCAGGTTTAGGAGAAAATACTGCTCTTTTGAGTAGTATTGGTATTGGAGTAACTAATTTAGTATTTACACTTTTAGGGGTCTTTTTAATAGACAAATTAGGTAGAAAAACTTTAATGTATTTTGGTTCTATAGGTTATATAATTTCTTTAAGTCTTGTTGCTTGTGCCTTCTTTTTTGGATGGTCAGGGATGGCTGTACCAATTTTCTTATTTATGTTTATTGGAGCTCATGCTATTGGGCAAGGTGCTGTAATTTGGGTATTTATCTCAGAAATTTTCCCAAATCACTTAAGAGCATCAGGGCAATCTTTTGGGAGTTCAACACATTGGTTTTTAGCGGCATTAATACCAGCTTTAATCCCCTCGTTATTCGCTACTATAGGAGCTGGTTTTGTCTTCCTATTTTTTGCAGTAATGATGATGTTACAATTGTTATTTGTAGTTTTTATGATGCCAGAAACTAAAGGTATTTCTCTTGAAGAATTAAGTGAAAAATTAATAAAAAAAAGTATTAAATAA
- a CDS encoding hybrid sensor histidine kinase/response regulator transcription factor has product MIKILTFLSFLFLISCNNDKDEVKYKIGFSQCISKDDWRKAMDHEMNIEASLYSEIDFKIFQANEDIELQKSHIRSMIKNRFDVIIISPLRPEPLVSLVEEAHDKGIPVIIVDRKINSQKFTAYVGANNLDVGRNAANYIASLHENKINILEIKGSDNSSPVIERELGFDQIVDTKDNISIVYKIKDEDIHERVAQILDSLNVKPIDYIYAFNDAIAYDTWKIAKGKGLEKQIKFIGVDGLNGDNNGIQLVKKGVLTASILYPTGGDQAIKIAIKILKNKEISKNNILSTTVIDYRNADIMKNQYDRINKHQKDIENQQDKIKQQEETYTTQSNTLKLLLALLILSILLATFSIYSGYSLKKKKRELEIQNDKITVQRNQIKKINEAKTNFFTGLSHEFKTPITLILSSVDSLSNNKTIRDSKLLREVGLIFNNSKRLLRLINQLIDFRKIEDKKFILKASKTNLYQFSNSIYKDFEREAQKRNINFHLTTNNEYLDVYLDRNLMDKVYFNLLSNSFKFTPNNGTISITITDNIESNFVKIYFKDSGIGIPENEINNVFKAFYQGSNNNKSSSGIGLHLSKEFIELHKGTINVGSDKITEFVIKLYKDNVHLSSDEIVFEPEIIDSPILNFNTDYEDDAFTLKSGLSKENRDTILIIEDNQDLIKYLKNKLSLEYNVNTSDGNGALDKAFDLIPDIIICDVNLPEKNGFEICDILKKDIRTSHIPCIILTAYDSKESYIKGLESGADLFLTKPFSFAILYRSVKNLLYNREKLRKHYIKNIYKTEPTEKNNLFEQDFIDEMNKHIYENLDDSSFSVEQLAVKLKISRIQLYRKIKAILNISISDYIQNIRLEKAKSLLKESTLSISEIAYSVGFSSPSYFSSTFKNKFKLSPKSYRGN; this is encoded by the coding sequence ATGATTAAAATATTAACTTTTTTAAGTTTCCTTTTCTTAATATCATGTAATAATGATAAAGATGAAGTAAAGTACAAAATTGGTTTTTCTCAATGTATCAGTAAAGATGATTGGCGAAAAGCTATGGATCATGAAATGAATATCGAGGCTTCCTTATATTCAGAAATTGATTTTAAAATTTTTCAGGCAAATGAAGATATAGAACTTCAGAAATCTCACATTAGATCTATGATTAAAAATAGATTTGATGTGATTATAATTTCTCCATTAAGACCTGAGCCATTAGTGTCTTTAGTAGAAGAAGCTCATGACAAAGGAATACCTGTTATTATTGTAGATAGAAAGATTAATTCACAAAAATTTACAGCTTATGTAGGTGCTAATAACCTTGATGTTGGTAGAAATGCTGCAAATTACATTGCTTCTTTACATGAAAACAAAATAAATATTTTAGAGATAAAAGGAAGTGATAACTCTTCTCCTGTTATTGAAAGAGAATTGGGTTTTGATCAAATTGTAGATACTAAAGATAATATTTCTATTGTCTATAAAATTAAAGATGAAGATATACATGAAAGAGTAGCTCAAATTCTAGATTCGTTAAATGTAAAGCCAATAGATTATATATATGCGTTTAATGATGCAATAGCCTATGATACATGGAAAATTGCTAAAGGAAAAGGGCTAGAAAAACAAATAAAATTTATTGGTGTTGATGGCTTAAATGGAGATAATAATGGAATTCAATTAGTGAAAAAAGGGGTGCTTACTGCAAGTATTTTATATCCAACTGGTGGTGATCAGGCTATTAAAATTGCAATAAAAATTTTAAAAAATAAAGAAATTTCTAAAAACAATATTCTATCAACTACTGTAATTGATTATAGAAATGCTGATATAATGAAAAATCAGTATGATAGAATTAATAAGCATCAAAAAGATATAGAAAATCAACAAGATAAAATTAAGCAGCAAGAAGAAACTTATACAACACAAAGTAATACTTTAAAATTACTTTTAGCATTATTAATTCTTAGTATTTTATTAGCTACTTTTAGTATATATTCTGGATATAGTTTAAAAAAGAAAAAAAGAGAATTAGAAATCCAAAACGATAAAATTACAGTTCAAAGAAATCAAATTAAAAAAATTAACGAAGCAAAGACTAATTTTTTCACAGGTTTATCCCATGAGTTTAAAACGCCAATAACATTAATATTATCTTCTGTAGACTCACTTTCAAATAATAAAACAATAAGAGATAGTAAATTATTAAGAGAGGTTGGTTTAATTTTTAATAACTCTAAACGATTATTAAGGTTAATAAATCAATTAATAGATTTTAGAAAGATAGAAGATAAAAAATTTATTCTAAAAGCCTCAAAAACCAATCTATATCAATTTTCAAATTCTATTTATAAAGATTTTGAAAGAGAAGCACAAAAGAGAAATATAAATTTTCACTTAACAACTAACAATGAATATTTAGATGTCTATTTAGATAGAAATTTAATGGATAAAGTGTATTTTAATTTACTTTCAAATTCGTTTAAATTTACACCAAACAATGGTACAATTAGCATCACTATAACGGATAATATTGAAAGTAATTTTGTTAAAATTTATTTTAAAGATTCTGGTATTGGAATTCCTGAAAATGAAATAAACAATGTGTTTAAGGCTTTTTATCAAGGGTCAAATAATAATAAATCTAGTTCAGGTATAGGGCTACATCTATCAAAAGAGTTTATAGAATTACATAAAGGAACCATAAATGTAGGTTCTGATAAAATTACCGAGTTTGTGATTAAATTATATAAAGATAATGTTCATTTGAGTTCAGATGAAATTGTTTTTGAGCCCGAAATTATAGATAGTCCTATCTTAAACTTTAATACAGATTATGAGGATGATGCTTTTACTTTAAAAAGCGGATTAAGTAAAGAAAACAGAGACACAATTTTGATAATAGAAGACAATCAAGATTTAATTAAATATTTAAAAAATAAATTAAGTTTAGAATATAATGTAAATACAAGTGATGGTAATGGAGCATTAGATAAAGCGTTTGATTTAATACCAGATATAATTATTTGTGATGTTAATTTACCAGAGAAAAATGGATTTGAAATATGTGATATTTTAAAAAAAGATATAAGAACATCTCACATTCCTTGTATTATTTTAACGGCATATGATAGCAAAGAGTCTTATATAAAAGGTTTAGAATCTGGTGCGGACTTATTTTTAACTAAGCCTTTTAGTTTTGCGATTTTGTATAGATCTGTTAAAAATTTATTATATAATAGAGAAAAACTTCGTAAACATTATATTAAGAATATATATAAAACAGAACCTACAGAAAAAAATAATTTATTTGAGCAAGATTTTATTGATGAAATGAATAAACATATTTATGAAAATTTAGATGATTCTAGTTTTTCAGTGGAACAATTAGCAGTAAAATTAAAAATATCAAGAATTCAATTATATAGAAAAATTAAAGCAATTTTAAATATTAGTATAAGTGATTATATTCAAAATATTCGATTAGAAAAAGCAAAATCATTATTAAAAGAATCTACACTTTCTATTTCAGAAATTGCTTACTCTGTTGGTTTCTCTTCACCTAGTTATTTTTCATCAACTTTTAAAAATAAATTTAAATTATCTCCAAAATCTTATAGAGGAAATTAG